A stretch of Lathyrus oleraceus cultivar Zhongwan6 chromosome 6, CAAS_Psat_ZW6_1.0, whole genome shotgun sequence DNA encodes these proteins:
- the LOC127093849 gene encoding uncharacterized protein LOC127093849 produces the protein MSRAFSSKKASCLPPPPTPTTTTAKSSSNRRQSPRSPLQDLYRISSSSNGSDASSSVSTEVPKGCLGFLASSSFKTPVSRPKNITKTPNSGSHGLVLKQSKSNSSKENHPNGDNIRLQTKTVVQNKAKKNPPCLYQWQSGKKTGSRTGQKSKLSSALNENGKNLSAPKESKKKEDVNAVESAHLKSSYGANSSPLSKRASGSDLDVTVYRESEDNLNRSISKTPPIHNSLSPEIQGSSSLVSTTTPACYGAGYIVSGVTDKRKCRPRGILTVDENYSGSARKVANSIDDDGDDDDDEKKAKDVIKEDSPSLLPSPTEALVYWLSSPRSKGDKILDRKSEIGLMESITLGSSTSPSSSSKRFWNLCDSSKTFWNVNDSSDLSGAANNGTRRKMSSSISPGSLSEFQVPFDSILFSPKSSPNRRTDSSENLVDENSPFSLNSIGSGNVIRTPQSDSSSDLHVELSLAHADNQKEDEFNPYFNSFSDVLLSDSILLNSSVPMEDSVNSSFQFDCLTMPYESIELGKLPKELNGQEPWLSSSTIENGSESQRISWREGLMSQVNQVDEFDSCRCLSDEEDLADNGCDSDNVPGTQVNIEVDDSKKPNYDVGLAETGDKELEIGSLGKVVFSGAESISMDEGGVVASRDDSD, from the coding sequence ATGAGTAGAGCATTTTCATCAAAGAAAGCTTCCTGTTTGCCTCCACCACCAACACCGACAACCACAACTGCGAAGTCGAGTTCAAACAGGAGGCAAAGTCCTCGGAGCCCTTTACAGGATCTCTACCGCATTTCCAGCAGCAGCAACGGTAGTGATGCTTCTTCTTCTGTCTCCACTGAAGTCCCAAAGGGTTGCCTTGGGTTCTTGGCTTCCTCTTCTTTCAAAACCCCTGTCAGTAGACCCAAAAATATCACCAAAACACCCAATTCAGGATCTCATGGACTTGTATTAAAACAATCTAAGTCCAATTCCTCGAAGGAGAATCATCCAAATGGCGATAATATTAGGCTGCAAACCAAAACTGTTGTACAAAATAAAGCTAAGAAAAATCCTCCATGTCTCTACCAGTGGCAGTCTGGTAAGAAAACTGGTTCTAGGACTGGCCAAAAGTCTAAGCTTAGTTCGGCTTTGAATGAAAATGGAAAAAATTTATCAGCACCGAAGGAATCAAAGAAAAAGGAGGATGTTAATGCTGTTGAGTCTGCCCATCTCAAATCATCTTACGGAGCTAATTCGTCTCCTTTGAGTAAAAGAGCTTCTGGGTCGGATTTGGATGTCACGGTTTATAGGGAGTCGGAGGATAACCTTAACAGAAGCATTAGTAAAACACCCCCGATTCATAACTCTCTTTCCCCGGAAATACAAGGTAGCTCTTCTTTGGTTTCAACAACAACACCTGCTTGTTATGGTGCAGGCTATATTGTTTCTGGTGTCACCGACAAAAGGAAATGTAGGCCTAGAGGGATTCTAACTGTAGACGAGAACTATTCAGGCTCTGCCAGAAAGGTTGCTAATAGTATTGACGATGATggtgatgacgatgatgatgagAAGAAAGCAAAGGATGTTATTAAGGAAGATAGCCCTTCCTTGTTGCCTTCGCCAACGGAAGCTTTAGTGTATTGGCTTTCCTCTCCACGTAGCAAGGGAGATAAAATTCTGGATCGCAAGTCTGAAATTGGACTCATGGAATCCATAACTCTTGGTTCTAGTACTTCACCGTCATCCAGTTCAAAAAGGTTTTGGAATTTATGTGATAGCTCTAAAACGTTTTGGAATGTTAATGATAGCAGTGATTTGTCCGGTGCTGCTAATAACGGGACGAGGAGAAAAATGAGTTCTTCAATTTCTCCAGGCAGTCTTTCTGAATTTCAAGTACCTTTTGATTCCATATTGTTTTCTCCCAAATCATCTCCCAATCGTAGGACAGACAGCTCTGAAAATCTCGTTGATGAGAACTCTCCGTTCTCGCTGAATTCCATTGGCAGTGGAAACGTGATTCGAACTCCACAGTCAGATTCCAGTTCAGATTTACATGTTGAACTGTCCCTGGCGCATGCAGACAATCAAAAGGAAGATGAATTTAACCCTTACTTCAACTCATTCAGCGATGTTCTTCTATCAGATAGCATCCTTCTCAATAGTTCTGTGCCGATGGAGGATTCAGTTAATTCAAGTTTCCAATTTGATTGTTTAACTATGCCTTATGAGTCAATTGAACTCGGAAAACTTCCAAAAGAATTGAATGGTCAGGAACCCTGGTTATCTAGTTCTACTATAGAGAATGGATCAGAATCTCAGAGGATATCATGGAGGGAAGGGTTAATGAGCCAAGTTAATCAGGTGGATGAGTTTGACAGTTGTAGATGTTTGTCAGATGAAGAAGACCTTGCCGATAATGGCTGTGATAGCGATAACGTACCGGGTACTCAAGTCAATATTGAAGTTGATGACAGTAAAAAACCAAACTATGATGTAGGACTCGCTGAAACCGGGGATAAAGAATTGGAAATAGGTAGCCTTGGAAAAGTCGTTTTTTCTGGTGCAGAGTCGATAAGCATGGACGAAGGTGGTGTAGTTGCTTCAAGAGATGATTCAGACTAG